A single Oryzias melastigma strain HK-1 linkage group LG24, ASM292280v2, whole genome shotgun sequence DNA region contains:
- the LOC112157773 gene encoding G-protein coupled receptor 6, which yields MNESLLVNDSSSSPAPGEVLSWLPAESADGNESLEFSTAGLGFPVNPWDIMLCMSGTVIACENAIVVAIIFYTPTLRTPMFVLIGSLATADLLAGMGLILNFVFQYVISSETISLITVGFLVASFTASISSLLAITVDRYFSLYNALTYFSEKTLQYVHLMLVGTWGVSLLLGLLPVLGWNCLDEPSSCSIVRPLTRSNVTLLATSFFAIFVLMLTLYFKICKIVCRHAHQIALQQHFFATSHYVATKKGVSTLAIILGTFGASWLPFAIYCLVGERGYPPVYTYATLLPATYNSMINPIIYAYRNAEIQRSIYMLLCGCFQGSSAYRSRSPSEV from the coding sequence ATGAATGAGTCGCTGCTGGTGAATGACTCCTCATCAAGTCCCGCTCCTGGAGAGGTGCTCTCATGGTTGCCTGCTGAGTCAGCCGACGGCAACGAAAGCCTGGAGTTCTCCACCGCCGGCTTAGGTTTCCCCGTCAACCCGTGGGACATCATGTTGTGCATGTCGGGCACCGTCATCGCCTGTGAGAACGCCATAGTGGTAGCAATCATCTTCTACACGCCCACCTTAAGGACTCCCATGTTCGTGCTGATAGGGAGCCTGGCCACGGCCGACCTGCTGGCTGGGATGGGATTAATCCTGAACTTTGTGTTCCAGTACGTCATCTCCTCTGAGACCATCAGCCTCATCACTGTGGGCTTTTTAGTGGCCTCCTTCACGGCGTCCATCAGTAGCCTTTTAGCCATCACGGTGGACCGCTACTTCTCCCTCTACAACGCGCTGACTTACTTCTCAGAGAAGACGCTGCAGTATGTACATTTGATGCTAGTCGGGACTTGGGGCGTGTCTCTTTTGTTGGGTTTGCTCCCCGTTCTCGGCTGGAATTGCCTGGACGAGCCGTCCTCCTGCAGCATCGTGCGCCCTTTGACCCGGAGCAACGTCACGCTGCTGGCCACTTCCTTCTTCGCCATTTTTGTGCTGATGCTGACCCTCTACTTCAAAATCTGCAAGATCGTCTGCCGCCACGCCCACCAGATCGCCCTGCAGCAGCACTTTTTCGCCACCTCGCATTATGTGGCCACCAAGAAGGGGGTGTCGACTCTAGCCATCATCTTGGGGACTTTCGGAGCCAGCTGGCTCCCGTTTGCCATCTACTGCCTGGTGGGCGAGAGGGGGTATCCGCCGGTGTACACTTACGCCACGCTGCTGCCGGCGACCTACAACTCCATGATCAACCCGATCATCTACGCCTACAGAAACGCTGAGATCCAGCGCTCCATTTACATGCTTCTGTGTGGCTGCTTTCAGGGCAGCAGTGCCTACCGGTCCAGGTCCCCCAGTGAGGTCTGA